A portion of the Gadus macrocephalus chromosome 10, ASM3116895v1 genome contains these proteins:
- the syce3 gene encoding synaptonemal complex central element protein 3 — protein sequence MMCDSPSSTERQQGDKDMLELNKNSERMIEDVENISVQLTWMAYDMVVQRTSPEQGDMMLRLQDAYKRCKAFICREEDDSELNKEPQEDK from the exons ATG ATGTGCGATTCACCTTCCTCCACCGAGCGGCagcagggtgacaaagacatgCTGGAGCTCAACAAGAATTCGGAGAGAATGATTGAAGACGTTGAGAACATATCAG TGCAGTTAACCTGGATGGCCTATGACATGGTGGTCCAGCGGACCAGCCCAGAACAAGGGGATATGATGCTGAGGCTCCAAGACGCTTATAAGAGATGCAAAGCTTTTATCTGTAGGGAAGAAGATGACTCAGAGTTGAACAAGGAGCCCCAAGAAGACAAGTGA
- the foxi3b gene encoding forkhead box protein I3b, protein MSSFETQGQSPLRCGPQFPNLGQEPPELSMYSDCYYPPPSLPSPQRTTPSSYDLGDYAASSPNPYLWFNGPGINTTPYLAATGPPGNPGPPFVPQHYGMQRPYLGPNGAGGPGGELSWFSLPSQEDLMKLVRPPYSYSALIAMAIHGAPDRRLTLSQIYQYVADNFPFYNKSKAGWQNSIRHNLSLNDCFKKVPRDEDDPGKGNYWTLDPNCEKMFDNGNFRRKRKRKSDTLSAEGGAGASESVDSGRDSPKHSGNSSLDMSDSPDRIPSPSSSGPTPCLSSFLSEMTGVSAMAVNELGGGGLPRPLQLNLSMEVPQRAASSGVFGGYSPGSGPSEWAATLPVPPALTSSPTHSSLGFSSPILSQFNGHFYPGLGSAGILYPREGTEV, encoded by the exons ATGTCTTCATTCGAGACCCAGGGCCAGTCTCCTCTGCGTTGTGGCCCCCAGTTCCCAAACCTGGGCCAGGAGCCCCCAGAACTCAGCATGTACAGTGACTGTTACTACCCTCCTCCCTCACTGCCGAGCCCTCAGCGCACCACTCCTTCCTCCTACGACCTCGGCGACTATGCCGCGTCTTCCCCAAACCCTTACCTCTGGTTCAACGGCCCCGGGATCAACACAACGCCTTACCTGGCCGCCACTGGCCCTCCGGGGAACCCCGGGCCCCCGTTTGTGCCTCAACACTACGGCATGCAGCGGCCCTACCTGGGCCCCAACGGGGCTGGAGGCCCGGGGGGCGAGCTGAGCTGGTTCTCCCTGCCTTCTCAAGAGGACCTGATGAAGCTGGTGCGACCGCCGTACTCCTACTCTGCTCTGATCGCCATGGCCATCCACGGAGCACCGGACAGGAGGCTGACCCTGAGTCAGATCTACCAGTACGTGGCGGACAACTTCCCCTTCTACAACAAGAGCAAGGCGGGCTGGCAGAACTCAATCAGACACAACCTGTCGCTCAACGACTGCTTCAAGAAGGTGCCCAGAGATGAGGATGATCCAG GCAAAGGCAACTACTGGACACTGGACCCCAACTGTGAAAAGATGTTTGACAATGGAAATTTCCGTcgcaagaggaagaggaaatcAGACACTCTCTCCGCCGAGGGGGGCGCAGGGGCGTCCGAGTCGGTTGACAGCGGGCGAGACAGCCCCAAACATTCCGGAAACTCTTCTCTCGATATGTCCGACAGCCCGGACAGAATCCCTTCCCCTTCGTCCTCAGGCCCCACGCCGTGTTTGAGCAGCTTCCTGTCAGAGATGACGGGGGTCTCCGCCATGGCGGTCAAcgagctgggggggggcggcctCCCCCGGCCGCTGCAGCTCAACCTGTCCATGGAGGTGCCTCAAAGGGCAGCGTCGTCCGGGGTCTTTGGTGGCTACTCTCCGGGCTCAGGGCCGTCGGAGTGGGCAGCCACGCTGCCAGTGCCCCCCGCACTGACGTCCTCCCCCACTCACTCTTCCCTCGGGTTCAGCAGTCCCATCCTCAGTCAGTTCAATGGGCATTTCTACCCGGGGCTGGGTTCAGCGGGAATCCTCTACCCACGCGAGGGCACCGAGGTTTGA
- the LOC132466079 gene encoding protein Wnt-8a-like, with product MGSYLIKTFIISMCYHVLLASAWYVDSPPQKKNNNFERMHFLDVEMFDLTYFLCLLSRSANNFLMTGPKAFLTYASSVQMGAQSGIQECKHQFGWDRWNCPESALQLSTHTGLRSATRETSYVHAISAAGVMYTLTKNCSMGDFDNCGCDDSKIGQMGGRGWIWGGCSDNVMFGEKISKQFVDALENGHDSRAAVNLHNNEAGRLAIKATMRRACKCHGVSGSCSIQTCWMQLPDFRSVGSYLKEKHEQAKKLQMDKRRMRAGNSADNRGALNDAFSGIRRTELIYLEDSPNYCSKNLSLGLQGTEGRECVKGDKNMTRWERRSCRRLCNECGLRVVEKRVEMVSSCNCKFHWCCTVKCERCTQTVTKYYCARRERGRKPHNKTKRRHHGRRH from the exons ATGGGATCTTATCTGATAAAAACCTTCATTATATCCATGTGCTATCACGTTCTGCTTGCCTCCGCCTGGTATGTAgactcccccccccaaaaaaaaaataacaactttgAACGCATGCACTTTTTGGATGTGGAAATGTTTGACTTAAcgtattttttatgtttattatcCAGGTCAGCGAACAACTTCCTCATGACGGGACCAAAG GCTTTTCTGACGTATGCCAGCAGCGTGCAAATGGGTGCACAGAGTGGAATACAGGAGTGCAAACATCAGTTTGGATGGGACAGGTGGAATTGCCCAGAGAGCGCCTTGCAGTTGTCAACGCATACTGGCCTTCGCAGTG CAACGAGGGAGACGTCTTATGTCCACGCCATCAGCGCAGCAGGAGTCATGTACACATTGACGAAGAACTGCAGCATGGGGGACTTTGACAACTGTGGTTGTGACGATTCCAAAATAGGGCAAATGG GTGGGAGGGGATGGATTTGGGGAGGTTGCAGTGACAACGTTATGTTTGGAGAGAAGATTTCCAAACAGTTTGTTGACGCACTGGAAAATGGCCACGATTCACGAGCAGCTGTCAACCTGCATAACAACGAAGCTGGAAGATTG GCCATCAAAGCCACCATGAGGAGAGCCTGTAAGTGCCATGGCGTGTCGGGGAGCTGCAGTATCCAGACCTGCTGGATGCAGCTGCCCGACTTCAGGAGCGTCGGCAGCTACCTGAAGGAGAAGCACGAGCAGGCCAAAAAACTACAGATGGACAAGAGGCGCATGAGAGCGGGTAACAGCGCGGACAACCGGGGCGCCCTCAACGACGCCTTCAGCGGCATCCGCCGCACAGAACTGATTTATCTGGAGGACTCTCCGAACTACTGCTCCAAGAACCTGAGCCTGGGCCTGCAGGGCACCGAGGGCCGCGAGTGCGTCAAGGGAGACAAGAACATGACGCGGTGGGAACGACGGAGCTGCCGCCGACTGTGCAACGAGTGCGGCCTGCGAGTGGTGGAGAAGCGCGTCGAGATGGTCAGCAGCTGCAACTGTAAATTCCACTGGTGCTGCACTGTAAAGTGTGAGAGATGCACACAGACTGTCACCAAATATTACTGCGCGCGTAGAGAAAGAGGACGCAAGCCCCACAATAAAACCAAACGGAGGCACCACGGGCGCAGGCATTAG
- the tmsb2 gene encoding thymosin beta, whose product MSDKPDMTEISSFDKTKLKKTETKEKNPLPTKETIEQERKGDATP is encoded by the exons ATGTCCGATAAGCCCGATATGACTGAGATCTCCAGCTTTGACAAGACAAAGCTGAAGAAGACGGAGACAAAAGAGAAAAACCCTCTGCCCACCAAAGAGA ccATCGAGCAGGAGCGAAAAGGAGACGCAACACCCTGA
- the LOC132466078 gene encoding protein Wnt-8a-like, whose product MTGPKAFLNYATSVQMGTRDGIEECKHQFAWERWNCPDSAVQLRGMRSATRETSFVHAISAAGVMYTLTRNCSLGDLGNCGCDVSKNGKMGGRGWLWGGCSDNVDFGERISKQYVDTQETGQDSRAAVNLHNNEAGRKAVKATMKRICRCHGMSESCSVKTCWTQLSDFRDVGLYLKEKHDRAQKLEMDKRRMRAANNADNRGAIADAFKDIAQTELIYLEDSPDYCMKNVTLGLHGTEGRECLQHRNGLTQWERRSCRRLCHDCGLRVEERRTEVASSCNCKFQWCCKVNCEDCSQVIVKHVCAKREGAPAQGFRKRHRAPKERQ is encoded by the exons ATGACGGGACCTAag GCATTTCTGAACTATGCCACGAGCGTGCAGATGGGCACACGGGACGGAATTGAGGAGTGCAAACATCAGTTCGCCTGGGAACGATGGAACTGCCCTGACAGCGCCGTCCAGCTCAGGGGAATGCGAAGCG CGACGAGAGAGACATCTTTCGTCCATGCCATCAGTGCAGCAGGTGTCATGTACACACTAACGCGAAACTGCAGTCTGGGCGACCTCGGGAATTGTGGCTGCGATGTCTCCAAGAATGGAAAAATGG GAGGTCGTGGCTGGCTGTGGGGTGGTTGTAGCGATAACGTGGACTTTGGTGAGAGGATTTCCAAACAATATGTGGATACTCAAGAGACCGGACAAGACTCCAGGGCCGCCGTCAACCTCCACAACAACGAAGCCGGACGGAAG GCAGTGAAGGCCACGATGAAGCGGATCTGCAGATGCCATGGCATGTCCGAGAGCTGCAGCGTCAAAACGTGCTGGACGCAGCTTTCCGACTTCAGGGACGTGGGCCTCTACCTCAAAGAGAAACACGACCGTGCTCAGAAACTAGAGATGGACAAAAGGCGCATGCGCGCGGCCAATAACGCGGACAACCGAGGCGCCATCGCGGACGCGTTCAAGGACATTGCCCAGACGGAGCTCATCTACCTGGAAGACTCACCAGACTACTGCATGAAGAACGTCACCCTGGGGCTCCACGGCACCGAGGGCCGCGAGTGTCTGCAGCACAGGAACGGCCTTACCCAGTGGGAGCGCAGAAGCTGCCGCAGACTGTGCCACGACTGCGGGCTGAGAGTGGAGGAGCGGCGCACGGAGGTCGCCAGCAGCTGTAACTGTAAATTCCAGTGGTGTTGTAAGGTGAACTGCGAGGACTGCTCTCAGGTCATCGTCAAACACGTGTGCGCCAAGAGAGAGGGCGCACCCGCGCAGGGCTTCAGGAAGAGACACCGCGCACCCAAGGAGAGACAATGA